The proteins below are encoded in one region of Triticum aestivum cultivar Chinese Spring chromosome 1B, IWGSC CS RefSeq v2.1, whole genome shotgun sequence:
- the LOC123139712 gene encoding uncharacterized protein isoform X1, with protein sequence MESAGSSNTEPSVRKRKTHSTSPELISSSDEEDDFTPPRRFKRKKTHESKAVKGKKVSNNSPTIPTKSDEKKKKKCRPTIWCAPEFIKSAIEILKDCQRKRIKKLGFGWVLSLTVDALRTRNLPVFLMDNTSESLVINVGTQGGLKITPHAVHCVLGLPNGGIDPPPLSRAIKIEQLRELKKLLGVPKDENITVEVLYQRIRLGGDDDLTIRCFIIIVFNRLLFPTTATYITGRDAAWTSDLHNLPNIDWCKVLVHDISQAVISWKSKRLAYSTRLAYSTRLANPKKSNEPTLSLTSCTLFCIIFYLDNLLSMNRLDAIEIPRIAHFTNGIIANILHEDTQIANGLETYGKLALRPKEGTCYFEDSQSQLLFTACPTSPPPTVRVPTNCSDNRASVHDGSSGDPNVSKEVPAKFDHLSPSGQPSQTETLETGDEMMEETNLDVRHKTNATILPDKNQAQPPSLLRTVDSSRDDLHNSASVHDGSCGDKTLTAAHGDIHTRQGSVFMTANAVRTDYLSLEEERRKSPRDSQQMRSNGPSSEPEAAQTTEGTQVAPGTSMVRNMGSLLTMEKGVRKAGVETSFLDCRLCFRPLKPPVFQCNGRHSVCVTCLTELPGGQCPMCKHGGGGFVPCLLMDDIVSLATIKCSHGGCQSYVTYHEHDDHHSACPHTPCFCTEPGCSFTGPPPALLGHLATLHSWPVHKIEYGKVLWLQVPVSEPRRLLLAEDGSVFLLVVGLLNAITAVSVVCIRASTSALLQYPAMMWAYGPPDVAGGRCMVDTPAVTSSSKPCDVAVEKLPFFLVVPPAHVFGAGASKELSLEIRINKM encoded by the exons ATGGAGTCGGCTGGTTCTTCCAATACGGAACCTTCAGTGCGCAAGAGGAAGACGCATTCCACTTCCCCGGAACTCATTTCCAGCAGCGACGAGGAAGATGATTTCACTCCCCCACGGCGATTCAAGCGTAAGAAGACCCATGAATCGAAGGCTGTCAAG GGTAAGAAAGTCTCCAACAACTCTCCCACCATCCCCACAAAAAgtgacgagaagaagaagaagaagtgtcgTCCCACCATATGGTGTGCTCCAGAGTTTATTAAATCAGCTATTGAAATTCTAAAAGATTGCCAGAGGAAAAGGATCAAGAAGTTAGGTTTTGGGTGGGTGCTCAGTTTGACTGTTGATGCGCTCCGGACAAGGAACCTGCCTGTGTTTCTAATGGACAATACAAGTGAATCCCTTGTGATCAATGTTGGCACGCAGGGTGGTCTTAAGATTACACCCCATGCTGTGCATTGTGTCCTTGGCTTACCTAATGGCGGCATAGATCCACCTCCTTTATCCCGTGCAATAAAAATAGAGcaacttcgggagctcaagaaaCTACTTGGTGTCCCTAAGGACGAAAACATTACTGTTGAAGTCTTGTACCAACGCATACGCCTCGGGGGCGATGACGACTTGACGATAAGATGCTTCATTATAATTGTGTTCAATCGTCTCTTATTCCCCACTACGGCTACATATATCACAGGGAGGGATGCGGCTTGGACTTCTGACTTACACAATCTTCCAAATATTGATTGGTGCAAGGTCCTTGTTCACGACATTAGCCAAGCTGTAATTTCCTGGAAGTCCAAGAGATTGGCTTATTCCACGAGATTGGCTTATTCCACGAGATTGGCTAATCCCAAGAAATCGAATGAACCAACCCTGTCCCTCACTAGTTGCACCCTCTTTTGTATT ATTTTTTATTTGGACAACCTATTAAGTATGAATCGGCTTGATGCAATTGAAATCCCACGTATCGCACACTTCACCAATGGTATTATAGCGAATATCTTGCATGAGGATACACAGATAGCTAATGGCCTTGAAACATATGGTAAACTTGCG CTTAGGCCCAAGGAGGGTACCTGCTATTTCGAGGATTCCCAATCTCAGCTCTTATTTACAGCCTGTCCAACTTCCCCGCCGCCTACTGTTCGAGTTCCCACAAATTGTAGTGACAATCGTGCTTCAGTTCATGATGGATCATCTGGTGACCCCAATGTTAGTAAGGAGGTGCCTGCAAAATTTGATCATTTATCTCCGTCCGGACAACCCTCCCAAACTGAGACATTAGAAACAGGAG ATGAGATGATGGAGGAAACAAATCTTGATGTTAGGCACAAGACCAATGCTACAATCCTACCTGACAAGAATCAAG CTCAACCACCTTCCCTGCTGCGTACTGTTGACAGCAGCAGAGATGATCTGCACAACTCTGCTTCAGTTCATGATGGTTCATGTGGAG ATAAAACTCTAACTGCAGCTCACGGAGACATTCACACCAGGCAGGGGAGCGTGTTTATGACCGCCAATGCTGTCAGAACAGATTATCTCTCCCTGGAGGAAGAACGCAGAAAATCTCCAAGAGATAGTCAGCAGATGCGGTCCAACGGGCCTTCCTCCGAACCTGAGGCTGCCCAA ACTACGGAGGGGACGCAAGTTGCTCCGGGCACCTCCATGGTAAGAAACATGGGTTCTCTGTTGACGATGGAGAAAGGCGTTCGGAAGGCCGGAGTGGAAACAAGTTTTCTTGACTGCCGCCTCTGCTTCCGCCCCTTAAAGCCTCCTGTCTTCCAG TGCAATGGCAGGCATTCAGTTTGTGTCACATGCCTTACCGAGCTCCCTGGCGGACAGTGCCCGATGTGCAAGCATGGCGGCGGAGGCTTTGTTCCCTGCCTTTTAATGGACGACATCGTCTCGTTGGCAACGATAAAGTGCTCCCACGGTGGCTGCCAGAGCTACGTCACCTACCATGAGCATGACGATCACCATAGTGCGTGCCCACACACACCCTGCTTCTGCACGGAGCCCGGCTGCAGCTTCACCGGCCCGCCACCGGCGCTCCTCGGCCACCTTGCCACCCTGCATTCCTGGCCTGTGCACAAGATTGAGTACGGCAAGGTTCTCTGGCTTCAGGTTCCGGTGTCAGAACCGCGGCGTCTGCTCCTCGCGGAGGACGGCAGCGTGTTCCTTCTTGTTGTGGGCTTGCTCAATGCGATCACTGCTGTGTCAGTGGTGTGCATCAGGGCCAGCACGTCAGCGCTGCTGCAGTACCCAGCCATGATGTGGGCATATGGTCCGCCGGACGTTGCAGGCGGCAGATGTATGGTGGACACGCCGGCGGTGACGAGCAGCTCCAAGCCCTGCGATGTTGCCGTGGAGAAGCTGCCATTCTTCTTGGTTGTGCCGCCTGCGCATGTGTTTGGGGCTGGGGCATCCAAGGAGTTGTCTCTTGAGATTCGAATTAACAAGATGTGA
- the LOC123139712 gene encoding uncharacterized protein isoform X2, whose protein sequence is MESAGSSNTEPSVRKRKTHSTSPELISSSDEEDDFTPPRRFKRKKTHESKAVKGKKVSNNSPTIPTKSDEKKKKKCRPTIWCAPEFIKSAIEILKDCQRKRIKKLGFGWVLSLTVDALRTRNLPVFLMDNTSESLVINVGTQGGLKITPHAVHCVLGLPNGGIDPPPLSRAIKIEQLRELKKLLGVPKDENITVEVLYQRIRLGGDDDLTIRCFIIIVFNRLLFPTTATYITGRDAAWTSDLHNLPNIDWCKVLVHDISQAVISWKSKRLAYSTRLAYSTRLANPKKSNEPTLSLTSCTLFCIIFYLDNLLSMNRLDAIEIPRIAHFTNGIIANILHEDTQIANGLETYGKLALRPKEGTCYFEDSQSQLLFTACPTSPPPTVRVPTNCSDNRASVHDGSSGDPNVSKEVPAKFDHLSPSGQPSQTETLETGDEMMEETNLDVRHKTNATILPDKNQAQPPSLLRTVDSSRDDLHNSASVHDGSCGAHGDIHTRQGSVFMTANAVRTDYLSLEEERRKSPRDSQQMRSNGPSSEPEAAQTTEGTQVAPGTSMVRNMGSLLTMEKGVRKAGVETSFLDCRLCFRPLKPPVFQCNGRHSVCVTCLTELPGGQCPMCKHGGGGFVPCLLMDDIVSLATIKCSHGGCQSYVTYHEHDDHHSACPHTPCFCTEPGCSFTGPPPALLGHLATLHSWPVHKIEYGKVLWLQVPVSEPRRLLLAEDGSVFLLVVGLLNAITAVSVVCIRASTSALLQYPAMMWAYGPPDVAGGRCMVDTPAVTSSSKPCDVAVEKLPFFLVVPPAHVFGAGASKELSLEIRINKM, encoded by the exons ATGGAGTCGGCTGGTTCTTCCAATACGGAACCTTCAGTGCGCAAGAGGAAGACGCATTCCACTTCCCCGGAACTCATTTCCAGCAGCGACGAGGAAGATGATTTCACTCCCCCACGGCGATTCAAGCGTAAGAAGACCCATGAATCGAAGGCTGTCAAG GGTAAGAAAGTCTCCAACAACTCTCCCACCATCCCCACAAAAAgtgacgagaagaagaagaagaagtgtcgTCCCACCATATGGTGTGCTCCAGAGTTTATTAAATCAGCTATTGAAATTCTAAAAGATTGCCAGAGGAAAAGGATCAAGAAGTTAGGTTTTGGGTGGGTGCTCAGTTTGACTGTTGATGCGCTCCGGACAAGGAACCTGCCTGTGTTTCTAATGGACAATACAAGTGAATCCCTTGTGATCAATGTTGGCACGCAGGGTGGTCTTAAGATTACACCCCATGCTGTGCATTGTGTCCTTGGCTTACCTAATGGCGGCATAGATCCACCTCCTTTATCCCGTGCAATAAAAATAGAGcaacttcgggagctcaagaaaCTACTTGGTGTCCCTAAGGACGAAAACATTACTGTTGAAGTCTTGTACCAACGCATACGCCTCGGGGGCGATGACGACTTGACGATAAGATGCTTCATTATAATTGTGTTCAATCGTCTCTTATTCCCCACTACGGCTACATATATCACAGGGAGGGATGCGGCTTGGACTTCTGACTTACACAATCTTCCAAATATTGATTGGTGCAAGGTCCTTGTTCACGACATTAGCCAAGCTGTAATTTCCTGGAAGTCCAAGAGATTGGCTTATTCCACGAGATTGGCTTATTCCACGAGATTGGCTAATCCCAAGAAATCGAATGAACCAACCCTGTCCCTCACTAGTTGCACCCTCTTTTGTATT ATTTTTTATTTGGACAACCTATTAAGTATGAATCGGCTTGATGCAATTGAAATCCCACGTATCGCACACTTCACCAATGGTATTATAGCGAATATCTTGCATGAGGATACACAGATAGCTAATGGCCTTGAAACATATGGTAAACTTGCG CTTAGGCCCAAGGAGGGTACCTGCTATTTCGAGGATTCCCAATCTCAGCTCTTATTTACAGCCTGTCCAACTTCCCCGCCGCCTACTGTTCGAGTTCCCACAAATTGTAGTGACAATCGTGCTTCAGTTCATGATGGATCATCTGGTGACCCCAATGTTAGTAAGGAGGTGCCTGCAAAATTTGATCATTTATCTCCGTCCGGACAACCCTCCCAAACTGAGACATTAGAAACAGGAG ATGAGATGATGGAGGAAACAAATCTTGATGTTAGGCACAAGACCAATGCTACAATCCTACCTGACAAGAATCAAG CTCAACCACCTTCCCTGCTGCGTACTGTTGACAGCAGCAGAGATGATCTGCACAACTCTGCTTCAGTTCATGATGGTTCATGTGGAG CTCACGGAGACATTCACACCAGGCAGGGGAGCGTGTTTATGACCGCCAATGCTGTCAGAACAGATTATCTCTCCCTGGAGGAAGAACGCAGAAAATCTCCAAGAGATAGTCAGCAGATGCGGTCCAACGGGCCTTCCTCCGAACCTGAGGCTGCCCAA ACTACGGAGGGGACGCAAGTTGCTCCGGGCACCTCCATGGTAAGAAACATGGGTTCTCTGTTGACGATGGAGAAAGGCGTTCGGAAGGCCGGAGTGGAAACAAGTTTTCTTGACTGCCGCCTCTGCTTCCGCCCCTTAAAGCCTCCTGTCTTCCAG TGCAATGGCAGGCATTCAGTTTGTGTCACATGCCTTACCGAGCTCCCTGGCGGACAGTGCCCGATGTGCAAGCATGGCGGCGGAGGCTTTGTTCCCTGCCTTTTAATGGACGACATCGTCTCGTTGGCAACGATAAAGTGCTCCCACGGTGGCTGCCAGAGCTACGTCACCTACCATGAGCATGACGATCACCATAGTGCGTGCCCACACACACCCTGCTTCTGCACGGAGCCCGGCTGCAGCTTCACCGGCCCGCCACCGGCGCTCCTCGGCCACCTTGCCACCCTGCATTCCTGGCCTGTGCACAAGATTGAGTACGGCAAGGTTCTCTGGCTTCAGGTTCCGGTGTCAGAACCGCGGCGTCTGCTCCTCGCGGAGGACGGCAGCGTGTTCCTTCTTGTTGTGGGCTTGCTCAATGCGATCACTGCTGTGTCAGTGGTGTGCATCAGGGCCAGCACGTCAGCGCTGCTGCAGTACCCAGCCATGATGTGGGCATATGGTCCGCCGGACGTTGCAGGCGGCAGATGTATGGTGGACACGCCGGCGGTGACGAGCAGCTCCAAGCCCTGCGATGTTGCCGTGGAGAAGCTGCCATTCTTCTTGGTTGTGCCGCCTGCGCATGTGTTTGGGGCTGGGGCATCCAAGGAGTTGTCTCTTGAGATTCGAATTAACAAGATGTGA